The Caballeronia sp. Lep1P3 genome window below encodes:
- the pmbA gene encoding metalloprotease PmbA produces MAADIDVKQRYFPHTQDELKEIASDILRYAKELGASDAATEISEGDGLSVNVRRGEVETIEHNRDKMVGVTVFIGKKRGNASTADFTREALRDTVAAAYNIARFTAEDSAAGLAEEELLEKSPQDLDLYHPWDIDAEEAAEIARRAEAAAFAVDKRITNSEGASVSAQHSQFVLATSRGFMAGYPYSRHYIACAPIAASGRDMQRDDWYTSRRDASQLADPEAVGRYAAERALARLNARSLHTRKCRVLFEAPLAAGILGAFVQAVSGGALYRKTTFLVDSLGKPVFAPHIQIVEDPHVKGGMGSAPFDEEGVRTQRRSVVEDGVVQGYFLSTYSARKLGMQTTGNAGGSHNLTMTSTGTQPQDDFEAMLKKLGTGLLLTELMGQGVNYVTGDYSRGASGFWVENGQIQHAVEEITVASTLQEMFRHIEAIGADTVVRGTKAIGSVLIERMTVAGQ; encoded by the coding sequence ATGGCAGCAGACATCGACGTCAAGCAGCGCTATTTCCCGCATACGCAAGACGAACTGAAGGAGATCGCCTCCGACATCCTGCGCTACGCGAAGGAACTGGGCGCGAGCGATGCCGCCACCGAAATCTCCGAAGGCGATGGCCTGTCGGTGAACGTGCGGCGCGGCGAAGTGGAAACCATCGAGCACAACCGCGACAAGATGGTCGGCGTGACCGTGTTCATCGGCAAGAAGCGCGGCAACGCGAGCACCGCGGACTTCACGCGCGAAGCGCTGCGCGACACGGTCGCGGCGGCGTACAACATCGCGCGATTCACGGCCGAGGACAGCGCAGCCGGTCTCGCGGAAGAAGAGCTGCTCGAGAAGTCGCCGCAGGATCTCGATCTGTATCACCCGTGGGACATCGACGCCGAAGAAGCGGCCGAAATCGCGCGCCGCGCCGAGGCCGCCGCGTTCGCGGTCGACAAGCGCATCACGAATTCCGAAGGCGCGAGCGTATCCGCGCAGCATTCGCAGTTCGTGCTCGCGACGTCGCGCGGCTTCATGGCGGGCTATCCGTATTCGCGGCATTACATCGCGTGCGCGCCGATCGCGGCGAGCGGGCGCGACATGCAGCGCGACGACTGGTACACCTCCAGACGCGATGCCTCACAACTCGCCGATCCCGAAGCGGTCGGCCGCTACGCCGCCGAGCGCGCGCTCGCGCGCCTGAACGCGCGCAGCCTCCATACGCGCAAGTGCCGCGTGCTTTTCGAAGCGCCGCTCGCGGCGGGCATCCTCGGCGCGTTCGTGCAGGCGGTGAGCGGCGGCGCGCTATATCGCAAGACGACGTTTCTCGTCGACAGTCTCGGCAAGCCGGTGTTCGCGCCGCATATTCAAATTGTCGAGGATCCGCATGTGAAGGGCGGCATGGGCAGCGCGCCGTTCGACGAGGAAGGCGTTCGCACGCAGCGGCGCAGCGTGGTCGAGGACGGCGTCGTGCAGGGCTATTTCCTGTCGACGTACTCGGCGCGCAAGCTCGGTATGCAGACGACCGGCAACGCCGGCGGCTCGCACAATCTCACGATGACGAGCACCGGCACGCAGCCCCAAGACGACTTCGAGGCGATGCTGAAAAAGCTCGGCACGGGCCTCTTGCTCACCGAACTGATGGGGCAGGGCGTGAACTACGTGACGGGCGACTATTCGCGCGGCGCGTCGGGGTTCTGGGTCGAGAACGGGCAGATTCAGCACGCCGTCGAAGAAATCACCGTGGCGAGCACGCTTCAGGAGATGTTCCGCCATATCGAGGCGATCGGCGCCGATACCGTCGTGCGCGGCACGAAGGCGATCGGCTCCGTGCTCATCGAACGCATGACGGTCGCCGGTCAGTGA
- a CDS encoding dihydrofolate reductase: MTTLTLIVARARNGVIGRDNQLPWRLPEDLAFFKRTTMGAPIIMGRKTHESIGRPLPGRRNIVVTRDAGRRYEGCDTVTSIDDALALAAADGATEAFLIGGAQLYADAIGRAAKMIVTEIDADFDGNTRFPAPDASLWREVSRETHRAAPPNTFDFAFVTYERRA, encoded by the coding sequence ATGACGACGCTGACTCTCATCGTCGCCCGCGCGCGCAACGGCGTGATCGGACGCGATAACCAATTGCCCTGGCGCCTGCCCGAAGACCTCGCCTTCTTCAAACGCACGACGATGGGCGCGCCCATCATCATGGGGCGCAAAACGCACGAGTCGATCGGGCGGCCCTTGCCGGGACGTCGCAACATCGTCGTCACACGCGATGCCGGGCGGCGCTACGAAGGCTGCGACACGGTGACGAGCATCGACGATGCGCTCGCGCTGGCGGCCGCCGATGGCGCCACCGAAGCCTTCCTGATTGGCGGCGCCCAGTTGTACGCCGATGCGATCGGCCGCGCCGCCAAGATGATCGTCACCGAGATCGACGCCGACTTCGACGGCAACACGCGCTTTCCCGCGCCGGACGCGTCGTTGTGGCGCGAGGTATCACGCGAGACGCACCGCGCCGCGCCGCCGAACACCTTCGATTTCGCGTTCGTCACCTACGAGCGGCGCGCATAG
- a CDS encoding sigma-54 dependent transcriptional regulator translates to MDVARRQLIYVTRDPSETLCACFEERGWQIEIVASARDTRKALRSDLAVGGLLDLSSHFESHELVAFESSLTMTNVGWVAATVPGQLEDAAVRRLIRDYCFDYVTVPTSNDRIVDSVGHAYGMVTLHDAASNDARTEGRAEGEMVGSCDAMLALFRSIRKVAMTDAPVFISGESGTGKELTAVAIHERSARRDQPFVAINCGAIPAHLLQSELFGYERGAFTGANQRKIGRVEAANGGTLFLDEIGDLPLESQASLLRFLQERKVERLGGHGSTPVDVRIISATHVDMQTAMIEGRFRADLYHRLCVLQIDEPPLRARGKDIELLAKHMLDRFKKDASRRLRGFSPDAIAAIHNYGWPGNVRELINRVRRAIVMSEGRQITARDLELGEYVEVAPVSLAQAREAAERQAIELALLRHRGRLGDAAHELGISRVTLYRLLSAHGMRHIEVDAPSEHATRG, encoded by the coding sequence ATGGACGTCGCTCGGCGGCAACTCATCTATGTGACTCGAGATCCCAGCGAGACGCTTTGCGCGTGTTTCGAGGAACGCGGCTGGCAGATCGAGATCGTGGCGAGCGCGCGCGACACCCGCAAGGCGTTGCGCAGCGACCTGGCAGTGGGCGGCCTGCTCGATCTGTCGAGTCACTTCGAATCACACGAACTGGTGGCGTTCGAATCGTCGCTCACCATGACGAACGTCGGCTGGGTGGCCGCAACGGTGCCCGGCCAATTGGAAGACGCCGCCGTGCGGCGTCTGATCCGCGACTATTGCTTCGACTATGTGACGGTGCCGACGTCGAACGACCGCATCGTCGATTCCGTCGGCCACGCTTACGGCATGGTCACGCTGCACGACGCAGCTTCGAACGATGCGCGCACGGAAGGCCGCGCCGAAGGCGAAATGGTCGGCTCCTGCGACGCCATGCTCGCGCTCTTCCGCTCGATCCGCAAAGTCGCGATGACCGACGCGCCCGTGTTCATCTCGGGCGAATCGGGTACCGGCAAGGAATTGACGGCGGTCGCCATCCACGAGCGCTCCGCGCGGCGCGACCAGCCGTTCGTCGCGATCAACTGCGGCGCGATTCCGGCGCACCTGCTGCAATCGGAGCTGTTCGGCTACGAGCGCGGCGCGTTCACCGGCGCGAACCAGCGCAAGATCGGCCGCGTCGAAGCGGCCAACGGCGGCACGCTGTTCCTCGACGAAATCGGCGACTTGCCGCTCGAAAGCCAGGCGAGCCTTTTGCGCTTCCTGCAGGAACGCAAGGTCGAGCGGCTCGGCGGCCACGGATCGACGCCGGTCGATGTCCGCATCATTTCGGCCACGCACGTCGACATGCAGACCGCGATGATCGAAGGGCGTTTTCGCGCGGACCTGTATCACCGCCTATGCGTGCTGCAGATCGACGAGCCGCCGCTGCGCGCGCGCGGCAAGGATATCGAACTGCTCGCGAAGCACATGCTCGACCGCTTCAAGAAGGACGCGAGCCGCCGTCTGCGCGGCTTTTCGCCGGACGCGATCGCCGCCATCCACAACTACGGGTGGCCCGGCAACGTGCGCGAACTCATCAACCGCGTGCGTCGCGCGATCGTGATGTCGGAAGGGCGGCAGATTACCGCGCGCGATCTCGAACTCGGCGAATACGTGGAAGTCGCGCCGGTGTCGCTCGCGCAGGCGCGCGAGGCGGCGGAGCGGCAGGCGATCGAACTCGCGCTTCTCCGTCATCGCGGACGTCTGGGCGATGCCGCGCACGAACTCGGCATTTCGCGGGTGACGCTGTATCGGCTGCTGAGCGCGCACGGCATGCGCCATATCGAAGTCGATGCCCCGTCGGAACACGCGACGCGCGGCTGA
- a CDS encoding thymidylate synthase: protein MKQYLELVQTILDTGTWQENRTGIRTIGIPGAMLRFDLQEGFPAVTTKKLAFKSAIGEMVGFLRAAKSAADFRALGCKVWDANANENPQWLENPYRQGPDDLGDVYGVQWRKWPAYKLIDAAAGDQIADATNRGYQLLTSFVENGREQVLLYKAIDQLRQCLDTIIERPTDRRILFHAWNPAKLDEIALPACHLLYQFIPNVTKGEISLCLYIRSNDVGLGTPFNLTEGAALLHLVGRLTGYTPRWFTYFIGDAHIYENQLDMLQEQLKREPYPLPQLIISDRVPDYAATKRYEPEWLEKIEPKDFALEGYRHHDPISAPMAV from the coding sequence ATGAAACAGTATCTCGAGCTCGTCCAGACGATCCTCGATACCGGCACCTGGCAGGAAAACCGCACGGGCATCCGCACCATCGGCATTCCCGGCGCGATGCTGCGCTTCGATCTTCAGGAAGGTTTTCCGGCCGTCACGACGAAAAAGCTCGCGTTCAAATCCGCGATCGGGGAAATGGTCGGCTTTCTGCGCGCAGCGAAGAGCGCCGCCGATTTCCGCGCGCTCGGCTGCAAGGTGTGGGACGCGAACGCCAACGAAAACCCGCAGTGGCTCGAGAATCCGTACCGCCAGGGCCCGGACGATCTCGGCGACGTCTACGGCGTGCAATGGCGCAAGTGGCCGGCGTACAAGCTGATCGACGCCGCCGCGGGCGACCAGATCGCGGATGCCACCAATCGCGGGTATCAACTGCTCACGAGCTTCGTCGAGAACGGGCGCGAGCAGGTGCTGCTGTACAAGGCCATCGACCAGTTGCGCCAGTGTCTCGACACCATCATCGAGCGGCCGACGGACCGGCGCATCCTGTTTCATGCGTGGAATCCGGCGAAGCTCGACGAAATCGCGCTGCCCGCGTGCCACCTGCTGTATCAGTTCATCCCGAACGTGACGAAGGGCGAGATTTCGCTGTGCCTCTACATCCGCAGCAACGATGTCGGGCTCGGCACGCCGTTCAACCTGACCGAAGGCGCGGCGCTGCTGCATCTCGTCGGGCGGCTGACGGGCTACACGCCGCGCTGGTTTACGTACTTCATCGGGGACGCGCATATCTACGAGAATCAGCTCGACATGCTTCAGGAACAATTGAAGCGCGAGCCGTATCCGCTGCCGCAGTTGATCATCTCCGACCGCGTGCCGGACTACGCCGCGACGAAGCGTTACGAGCCCGAGTGGTTAGAGAAGATCGAGCCGAAGGATTTCGCGCTCGAAGGCTACCGGCATCACGATCCGATCAGCGCGCCGATGGCCGTCTGA
- a CDS encoding helix-turn-helix transcriptional regulator — protein sequence MNPALDDSRCRHFPGLSRIGALIADPGRAAMLWSLMDGTARPAGELTMIAGLSPSAASGHLARLTEGGLLALEVSGRHRYYRIASADIAAAIEALAHLARASAPQRAPERPASAVPLEMRYARTCYDHLAGELAVRLFDGMLARNWLAAANEQREIRGPSALDATPEGAQAFAQLGIDLAEQKARRRRFACTCIDWSERRPHLGGALGAAFLDACEQHGWIEHTAKRRVLRVTPAGRQHFERFLSER from the coding sequence ATGAACCCCGCCCTCGACGATTCCCGCTGCCGGCACTTTCCCGGCCTGTCGCGCATCGGCGCGCTGATCGCCGATCCGGGCCGCGCCGCGATGCTCTGGTCGCTGATGGACGGCACCGCGCGCCCCGCCGGAGAGCTGACGATGATCGCGGGACTGTCGCCGTCGGCGGCGAGCGGCCATCTCGCGCGGCTCACCGAAGGCGGCCTGCTCGCGCTCGAAGTGAGCGGACGGCATCGGTACTATCGGATCGCCAGCGCCGATATTGCCGCAGCCATCGAAGCGCTTGCGCACCTCGCACGCGCGAGCGCGCCGCAGCGCGCGCCCGAGCGTCCCGCGAGCGCCGTGCCGCTCGAGATGCGCTATGCGCGCACCTGCTACGACCATCTCGCGGGCGAGCTGGCCGTGCGGCTCTTCGACGGCATGCTCGCGCGTAACTGGCTCGCGGCTGCAAACGAACAGCGCGAGATACGCGGGCCTTCCGCGCTCGACGCCACGCCCGAAGGCGCGCAGGCGTTTGCGCAGCTTGGCATCGATCTGGCGGAGCAAAAAGCGCGGCGGCGGCGGTTCGCGTGTACGTGCATCGACTGGAGCGAGCGGCGCCCGCATCTGGGCGGCGCGCTCGGCGCGGCTTTCCTCGATGCGTGCGAGCAGCACGGATGGATCGAGCACACGGCGAAGCGGCGCGTGCTGCGCGTGACGCCAGCGGGCCGGCAGCACTTCGAACGGTTTCTGTCCGAACGCTAG
- a CDS encoding acyl-CoA thioesterase gives MNTPITPITPPRQGRAETTFRFLAEPSSVNFGGKVHGGALMKWIDETAYACAAMWSGRYAVTVSVGNIRFRRPILVGNLVELRARVVVTGRTSMHIHVSVHAGDPKVGELAQTTDCLMVFVAVDEKGQPTPVPAFVPASEEEHRLARYAMDVKDALDAIVELKPEEVAAGKV, from the coding sequence ATGAACACGCCGATCACGCCGATCACGCCACCCCGCCAAGGCCGCGCCGAAACCACGTTCCGCTTTCTCGCCGAGCCGAGTTCGGTCAATTTCGGCGGCAAGGTGCACGGCGGCGCGCTGATGAAGTGGATCGACGAAACCGCCTACGCGTGCGCTGCGATGTGGTCCGGCCGCTACGCAGTCACCGTAAGCGTCGGCAACATCCGTTTCAGGCGGCCGATTCTCGTCGGCAATCTCGTCGAATTGCGCGCGCGCGTGGTCGTGACGGGGCGCACCAGCATGCATATCCATGTATCGGTGCATGCCGGCGATCCCAAAGTCGGCGAGCTTGCGCAGACCACCGACTGCCTGATGGTCTTCGTCGCCGTCGACGAGAAGGGGCAGCCGACGCCCGTGCCCGCGTTCGTGCCGGCATCGGAAGAAGAGCATCGCCTCGCCCGATACGCGATGGACGTCAAGGACGCGCTCGACGCGATCGTCGAACTGAAGCCGGAAGAGGTCGCGGCGGGCAAGGTCTGA
- the fumC gene encoding class II fumarate hydratase — MTQDAQGDVRMEKDTFGEIAVPNGKLWGAQTQRSLQNFKISTEKQSPELITALAIVKRAAAEVNQELKVLDAKKAQAIIAAADEIIAGKHPDEFPLAVWQTGSGTQTNMNLNEVIANRASELMGGPRGEERLVHPNDDVNRGQSSNDVFPTAMHVAAAYAIVKHLVPSLKTLRETLDKKSKQFADIVKIGRTHLQDATPLTLGQEFSGYVAQLDQGIRHVEATLPHLYQLAQGGTAVGTGLNAHPEFATKVAQAIGTLTGLPFETAPNKFEVMAAADALVAAHGALKTVAASLMKIANDIRWLASGPRCGLGELSIPENEPGSSIMPGKVNPTQSEAVTMLCCQVFGNDVAVNIGGASGNFELNVFRPMIAHNVLQSVRLLADGAQSFNDNCAVGIEANTDRIDSLLNESLMLVTALNPHIGYDKAAQIAKKAHKEGTTLKAAALALGHVTEAQFDEWVKPHDMVGGA, encoded by the coding sequence ATGACACAGGACGCGCAGGGCGATGTACGCATGGAGAAGGACACGTTCGGCGAGATCGCCGTGCCGAACGGCAAGCTGTGGGGCGCGCAAACGCAGCGCTCGCTGCAGAACTTCAAGATTTCGACCGAGAAGCAGTCGCCGGAACTGATCACCGCGCTTGCCATCGTCAAGCGCGCCGCCGCCGAGGTGAACCAGGAACTGAAGGTGCTCGACGCGAAAAAGGCGCAGGCGATCATCGCCGCCGCCGACGAAATCATCGCGGGCAAGCATCCGGACGAGTTTCCGCTCGCCGTCTGGCAGACGGGCTCCGGCACGCAGACCAACATGAACCTGAACGAGGTGATCGCGAATCGCGCGAGCGAGCTGATGGGCGGCCCGCGCGGCGAAGAACGCCTCGTGCATCCGAACGATGACGTGAACCGCGGCCAGTCGTCCAACGACGTCTTCCCGACCGCGATGCATGTGGCCGCCGCGTATGCGATCGTCAAGCATCTGGTGCCGTCGCTGAAGACGCTGCGCGAGACGCTCGACAAGAAGTCGAAGCAGTTCGCGGACATCGTGAAGATCGGCCGCACGCACTTGCAGGACGCGACGCCGCTCACGCTCGGTCAGGAGTTCTCGGGCTACGTCGCGCAACTCGATCAGGGCATCCGTCACGTCGAGGCGACGCTGCCGCATCTGTATCAGCTCGCGCAGGGCGGCACGGCGGTCGGCACCGGACTCAACGCGCATCCGGAATTCGCGACGAAGGTCGCGCAGGCGATCGGCACGCTCACCGGCCTGCCCTTCGAGACGGCGCCGAACAAGTTCGAGGTGATGGCCGCCGCCGACGCGCTCGTCGCCGCGCACGGCGCGCTGAAAACCGTGGCCGCGAGCCTGATGAAGATCGCGAACGACATCCGCTGGCTCGCGAGCGGGCCGCGCTGCGGGCTTGGTGAACTCTCGATTCCGGAGAACGAGCCGGGTAGTTCGATCATGCCGGGCAAGGTCAACCCGACGCAATCCGAAGCCGTCACGATGCTCTGCTGTCAGGTGTTCGGCAACGACGTCGCCGTGAATATCGGCGGCGCGAGCGGCAACTTCGAACTGAACGTGTTCCGGCCGATGATCGCGCATAACGTGCTGCAATCGGTTCGCCTGCTCGCGGACGGCGCGCAGAGCTTCAACGACAACTGCGCGGTCGGCATCGAGGCGAATACGGATCGCATCGACAGCCTGCTGAACGAATCGCTGATGCTCGTGACGGCGCTCAATCCGCATATCGGCTATGACAAGGCCGCGCAAATCGCGAAGAAGGCCCACAAGGAAGGCACGACGCTCAAGGCCGCCGCGCTCGCGCTCGGGCATGTGACCGAAGCGCAGTTCGACGAATGGGTGAAGCCGCACGACATGGTCGGGGGCGCATAA
- a CDS encoding phospholipase D family protein gives MASTASRFKLQPGRQAALALAAALCAGCAGCATRPPATAFDRPATHALAATDATPLADALGPLEKQHPDESAVRLLPTGEDALQARIALARAATKTLDMQYYIANEDNTGKLLLGAALHAADRGVRVRMLVDDLNFKDIDRIMAALNSHENIEIRVFNPYGSAQRSFYERTQNFFTNLDHFTRRMHNKAMIADNQIAIVGGRNLGDEYFNASPTLQFRDIDAFAAGPVTHKISASFDEYWNSTLAYPLSALNKQKFDPADLDKTREDLRAHWRQEADQLNAKPLNATPLAQQIARGEMGLVWAPAEFEADSPSKIEHPRDDYKSPPMTRLAQLLKEAQREFLVLSPYFVPHDAGVKALGDASQRHVRVAVLTNSLAATDAVAVQAGYAPYRIPLLERGVELYEFKPLQPEGEGRPPAGLFGSSSRASLHAKAYVVDRSILVIGSMNLDPRSAQLNTELALVIHSKPIAEEAARLFERGISPRASWRVELASAAVTEELRRTGAPQSGLVWTSQEDIGTVTYNFDPEAGFYRNAMTGLFMLLPVDKQL, from the coding sequence ATGGCATCAACCGCGTCGCGATTCAAGTTGCAGCCGGGCCGGCAGGCCGCGCTCGCGCTGGCCGCCGCGTTGTGCGCGGGATGCGCCGGATGCGCGACGCGCCCGCCCGCCACCGCGTTCGACCGGCCCGCGACGCACGCGCTCGCCGCGACCGACGCGACGCCGCTCGCCGACGCGCTCGGGCCGCTCGAAAAGCAGCATCCGGACGAGTCCGCCGTGCGCCTTCTGCCGACCGGCGAGGACGCGCTGCAGGCGCGCATCGCGCTCGCGCGCGCGGCGACGAAGACGCTCGACATGCAGTACTACATCGCCAACGAGGACAACACCGGCAAGCTGCTGCTCGGCGCCGCGCTCCATGCGGCGGATCGCGGCGTGCGCGTGCGCATGCTCGTCGACGATCTGAACTTCAAGGACATCGACCGCATCATGGCGGCGCTGAACTCGCACGAGAACATCGAGATTCGCGTCTTCAATCCCTACGGAAGCGCGCAGCGCAGCTTCTACGAGCGCACGCAGAATTTCTTCACGAATCTCGATCACTTCACGCGCCGCATGCACAACAAGGCGATGATCGCGGACAACCAGATCGCGATCGTCGGCGGCCGCAATCTCGGCGACGAGTACTTCAACGCGAGCCCGACGCTGCAGTTCCGCGACATCGACGCGTTCGCCGCCGGCCCCGTCACGCACAAGATTTCCGCGAGCTTCGACGAATACTGGAACAGCACGCTCGCCTACCCCTTGAGCGCGCTGAACAAGCAAAAGTTCGATCCCGCCGATCTCGACAAGACGCGCGAAGACCTGCGCGCTCACTGGCGGCAAGAGGCCGATCAGCTGAACGCGAAACCGCTGAACGCAACGCCACTCGCGCAGCAGATAGCGCGCGGCGAGATGGGTCTGGTCTGGGCGCCGGCGGAGTTCGAAGCGGATTCGCCGTCGAAAATCGAGCATCCGCGCGACGACTACAAGAGCCCGCCGATGACGCGGCTCGCGCAACTGCTCAAGGAGGCGCAGCGCGAATTCCTCGTTCTGTCGCCGTACTTCGTGCCGCACGACGCCGGCGTGAAGGCGCTCGGCGACGCTTCGCAACGTCACGTGCGCGTCGCGGTGCTCACGAATTCGCTTGCGGCAACGGATGCCGTCGCGGTCCAGGCGGGCTATGCGCCGTATCGCATTCCGTTGCTGGAACGCGGCGTCGAACTGTACGAATTCAAGCCCTTGCAGCCCGAAGGCGAAGGCCGGCCGCCCGCCGGACTCTTCGGATCGAGTTCGCGCGCGAGCCTGCACGCGAAGGCGTATGTGGTCGATCGGAGTATCCTCGTCATCGGCTCGATGAATCTCGATCCACGCTCGGCGCAACTCAACACCGAACTCGCGCTCGTGATCCACAGCAAGCCGATCGCCGAAGAAGCCGCGCGCCTCTTCGAGCGCGGCATCTCGCCGAGAGCGAGCTGGCGCGTCGAACTGGCGAGCGCGGCGGTGACCGAGGAATTGCGGCGCACCGGTGCGCCGCAATCCGGTCTCGTCTGGACGAGTCAGGAAGACATCGGCACGGTCACGTACAACTTCGATCCCGAGGCCGGCTTCTACCGAAACGCGATGACGGGCCTCTTCATGCTGCTGCCCGTCGACAAGCAGCTTTGA
- a CDS encoding MATE family efflux transporter translates to MQSHITRAKRAHSGPPTLSRHAVDTARLAAPLAIAQLSQMAMGVTDTILLGSLGPDSLAAGGLGANLFFVVVTLLQGVLTSVSVSVAHARGANAEDRVPSIYWTGLVLSVLLAVPAFVLLSYAEAILLAFHEPATLAHNVGQYCAVLRWGTPGSLIGIGMMRAFLPAIGAAKRLLWVSIGGVFVNGFLNYGLIHGAYGLPREGFVGSAAATTITVWLTALSLVALLHLRPRYRHFVAAARPHLPLLGELFGIGWPVAITYGVESTLFLATGMMVGTLGEAPLAAHQIALNVASVAFMVPLAIGQAANVRVGYWAGAGVPVAARHAGFVAIALGVGFMMCSGLVLITAPHAIVGLYLHLDDPANARTVSLAASLLGVAAVFQIVDGMQTVGSGCLRGLKDTRVPMLAAAFGYWGVGFPTGYVLAFHFELGAKGLWWGLAAGLASVAVLMTLRFHRISRRLVQARGDHAGERVETAPRSPA, encoded by the coding sequence ATGCAATCGCACATCACGCGCGCGAAACGCGCGCATTCGGGACCGCCGACTCTTTCCCGTCACGCCGTCGATACGGCGCGTCTCGCCGCGCCGCTCGCCATCGCGCAGCTTTCGCAGATGGCGATGGGCGTCACCGACACGATCCTGCTCGGCTCGCTCGGCCCCGACTCGCTCGCGGCCGGCGGTCTCGGCGCCAATCTCTTCTTTGTCGTCGTGACGCTGCTGCAGGGCGTGCTGACATCGGTGAGCGTGTCGGTCGCGCATGCGCGCGGCGCGAATGCCGAAGACCGCGTGCCGAGCATCTACTGGACGGGACTCGTGCTTTCGGTGCTGCTCGCGGTGCCCGCGTTCGTGCTGCTGAGCTACGCCGAGGCGATTCTGCTCGCCTTCCACGAACCGGCGACGCTCGCGCACAACGTCGGGCAATACTGCGCCGTGCTGCGCTGGGGAACGCCGGGCAGTCTCATCGGCATCGGGATGATGCGCGCGTTTCTGCCGGCCATCGGTGCGGCGAAGCGGCTTTTGTGGGTGTCCATCGGCGGCGTGTTCGTCAACGGCTTTCTCAACTACGGGCTGATTCACGGCGCTTACGGCCTGCCGCGCGAAGGCTTCGTCGGTTCGGCGGCGGCGACCACGATCACTGTGTGGCTCACGGCGCTCTCGCTCGTCGCGCTGTTGCATCTGCGGCCGCGCTACCGGCATTTCGTCGCGGCGGCGCGTCCGCATCTGCCGCTGCTCGGCGAGCTTTTCGGCATCGGCTGGCCGGTGGCGATCACCTACGGCGTCGAATCGACGCTCTTTCTCGCGACCGGGATGATGGTCGGCACGCTCGGCGAAGCGCCGCTCGCCGCGCATCAGATCGCGCTCAACGTGGCGTCCGTGGCGTTCATGGTGCCGCTCGCGATCGGGCAGGCGGCCAACGTGCGCGTCGGCTACTGGGCGGGCGCGGGCGTGCCGGTGGCGGCGCGTCACGCGGGCTTCGTCGCGATCGCGCTCGGCGTCGGGTTCATGATGTGCTCGGGCCTCGTGCTGATTACCGCGCCGCACGCGATCGTCGGCCTGTATCTGCATCTCGACGATCCCGCGAATGCGCGCACGGTGTCGCTCGCGGCGTCGCTGCTCGGCGTGGCGGCGGTGTTCCAGATCGTCGACGGCATGCAGACCGTCGGCTCGGGCTGCCTGCGCGGTCTGAAGGACACGCGCGTGCCGATGCTCGCCGCCGCGTTCGGCTACTGGGGCGTCGGATTCCCGACCGGCTATGTGCTCGCGTTTCACTTCGAGCTGGGCGCGAAGGGCTTGTGGTGGGGCCTCGCCGCCGGACTCGCGAGCGTCGCCGTTTTGATGACGCTGCGTTTTCATCGCATTAGCAGGCGGCTCGTACAAGCGCGCGGCGATCACGCCGGCGAGCGCGTCGAGACCGCGCCGCGCAGCCCCGCCTAA
- a CDS encoding RNA-binding S4 domain-containing protein produces MPQLQFTLTGDYVELHNLLKLMGLADSGGSAKARVAMGDVTVDGHVELRKTCKIRAGQVVMLDGQKIRVRAPK; encoded by the coding sequence ATGCCGCAACTCCAGTTCACCCTTACGGGCGACTACGTCGAACTTCACAATCTGCTCAAGCTGATGGGCCTGGCCGACAGCGGCGGCTCGGCTAAGGCGCGCGTCGCGATGGGCGACGTCACCGTCGACGGCCACGTCGAATTGCGCAAGACCTGCAAGATACGCGCGGGACAAGTCGTGATGCTCGACGGCCAGAAGATCCGCGTGCGCGCGCCGAAATAA